One Sphingomonas endolithica genomic window, CAGCGCAACGGCGTGATCGGGATGCACCGCGGCATTGGGAAACCGGCCGAACATCCGTGTGATCGTGCGCCGCACGATCGGCATGCGCGTGGATCCGCCGACGAGGATCACTTCGCTCAGCGTATCGACGCGGATGTCGCTGTCACGCAGCGAGCGCAGCACCGGCTCGCGCAAGCGGGTGAGCAACGGTGCGGCCTGCGCCTCGAACTCGCTGCTGGTGATCGTCGTGGTGAAATCCTGCCCCAGCGCCGTGACGGTGAACGGCGCTTCCTCGGCCTCGCTCAGTGCGCGACGACAGCTTTCGGCCGCGACGCGAAGCAGTTCGCGCAGCAGCACGGGATCGACCTTGGCCAACGCGCCTTGCGGATCGATGCGCGGTTTGGCGAGGTCGATCAGCGTCTCGTTGAAATCCTCGCCGCCCAGCCGGTTGTCGCCCGCCGAGGCGCGCACTTCCATCACCCCGTCGAACATCTCGACGATCGACACATCGAACGTGCCGCCACCGAGATCGAACACCAGGAACGGCTCCTTTTCCTCGCGCGTCTGGATGCCGTAGGCGAGCGCGGCGGCGGTCGGTTCGTTGATCAGCCGCTCGACCTTGAGCCCGGCCAGTTCACCGGCACGCCGCGTGGCCTTGCGCTGGCGATCGTTGAAATAGGCCGGCACCGTGATCACCGCGCTGGTCACCGGCTCGCCCAGGAAAGTCTCGGCATCCGCCTTCAGGCTCGACAGGACGATCGCCGACAGGTCTTCGGCGGTGAAACTGGTCTTGCCGAGCTTCACGCTCTGTTGCGTACCCATGTAGCGCTTGAACGCCGTGGCGGTATCGGCCGGATGCGTCGATTGCCGATCGCGCGCGGCCAGGCCGACGATCACCGCTCCGTCAGCGGCGATGCTGACGGCGGAAGGGGTAAGCATATCGCCGAGTGCATTGGGGATGAGTTCGGCCTGCCCGTCGCGCCAGATCGCGATCGCGCTATTTGTCGTGCCCAGATCGATGCCGACGATCATCGTATATGCCCCTTATATCCCGCCTGCGCGATAGATGCGGTGCGGAGGGTCGTCAAACATAGACGCCGGCTGCAGGCTCGAACCTGTTATTGCTGACCCATGCGACAGGCTGCCAAGCCACGTGCTTCCGATAATCTGCTCGTCGCCTGTCTCATGCTTGATCCTGTGCCATCAATGGCGGAAGATGGACCGCCCCCTGGAGAGAGCACACCGCATGGACGACGACACTTCCAGCAAGCTCACCCGCTCCAAGCAGCGCTGGGCGAGCGAGCACAAGTTCCTTACCGGCCATACGGCACGTCCCGATGTGGAGCGTCTGCCACCGGGCCAGCATCTGGTGAAGAACTGGCCCGTGCTCGATCTCGGCCGCCAGCCGGACGTGTCGCAGGAGCGATGGCGTCTCAAGGTCGGCGGTATGGTCCAGCGCCCCGTCACGCTCGACTGGGCGAGCTTCATGGCGCTGCCGCAAACCAAGGTCCGGACCGACATCCACTGCGTCACGACCTGGTCGCGCTATGACAATGATTGGACGGGAGTCGCAACACGCGACCTGCTCGATCTGGTCGAGCCCCGCGACGAGGCCGGCTTTCTGACCCTGCACGGCTATGATGGTTATACCACCAACGTGCCGCTCGCCGACTTCGCTGCCGCCGACGCGCTGCTGGTGCATAGCTGGCAGGACAAGCCGCTGACCCGTGACCATGGCGGGCCGGTGCGGCTGGTAATCCCGCATCTGTATTTCTGGAAAAGCGCGAAGTGGATCAGCCGGATCGACTTCCTCGGCGCGGACAAGCCCGGCTTCTGGGAGGTCAACGGCTATCACATGCGCGGCGATCCCTGGGCGGAGGAGCGCTACTCCTGACCGTCCTCCCGGCATCGCCGGAAGGACGGGGAGGGGACGTCACTTTCCGAACAGATCCTTGTACTGCCGCGGCTGGCTACGCAGATATTGCGGCGGCGCCTTTACCTGGCCGCCCAAAGCCGCCGCCGCGTGCCACGGCCAGCGCGGATCGTAGAGCGCAGCGCGGGCGATCGCGATCAGGTCCGCATCGCCGGTCCCGACGATCGCCTCGGCCTGCTCGAACTCGGTGATCATCCCCACCGCCACCACCGGCATCGCGACCGCCTTCTTTACGTCTCGGGCGAGAGGTACCTGATAGCTCGGCCCAACCGGGATCTGCTGCGCAGGTGTCAGCCCGCCGCTCGACACGTGCATTGCATCGCAGCCGCGCGCTTCGAGCGCCTGCGCGAACGCCACCGTCTGCTCCGAGTCCCAGCCGCCTGGAGCCCAGTCGCTGCCCGACACGCGCATCGTCACCGGCCCGTCGAACACTGCCTTCACCGCGTCGAACACTTCCAGGGGGAAGCGCATCCGGTTCTCCAGGCTGCCGCCATAATCGTCCTCGCGCTGGTTGGAGAGTGGCGACAGGAATTGGTGCAACAGATAGCCGTGCGCGCCGTGTAATTGCACGGCATCGATCCCGAGCCGCTTGGCCCGCATGGCCGAGGACACGAACGCCTCGCGGATCCTCAATAGGCCATCCGCATCCAGCGCGATCGGCGGGTTCTCATAAGCCTCGATGGCGGCCGTGGATGGCGCTTCGGTCTGCCACCCATTCTCGGCGTCGGGTGCGATCTGCCTGCCGCCGTCCCAGGGCTTGGCACACGACGCTTTCCGACCGGCATGCGCGAGCTGGATCGCGATCGGCATGTCCGACCAGCGCCGTATCGCCGCCAGCGTTCGAGCCATCGCTTCCTCCGTGGCATCGTCGTAAAGCCCGACGTCGCCATAGGTGATCCGCCCCTCTGGCGTGACCGCGCTCGCCTCGATCGTCAGCAGCCCGGCCCCCGACAGCGCCAGCTGCCCGAGATGGATGAGATGCCAATCGGTCATGCAGCCGTCCTCAGCCGAATACTGGCACATCGGTGCAATCACGATGCGGTTGCGGAGCTCAAGCGCGCCGACACGGAATGGAGTGAATAGGGTAGGGCCGGACATGATCGTCTCCAAATAGGGTCGGCGGCGTAACGTACGGACGGCGGAAGTGTCCCCATGTGCTGCGGTCCGGCACTTACCCGCGTGGTGGCGGGCAGTTCGAGGTGAACATCGCGCCGGCGCCGCTAAGGCTGATCGACTGCCTCCAACGTGGGGCACCGGTCGCTCGTTTGGCACTGGCCATGTTCGAGGCCATTCCGCCTGGCGTGGCGACCGCGGGGAAGCTGCTCGCCGGCTGGCCAGAGGAGGCGTTCTCCGTGCGCGAGTTGCCGGAGGCGGCAGCAAGGACGACAAAGATCGAGAAACGTGGCGCCAAGCAGTGATCCCAGCGCCGCTTGCGCGACAGCGGCCGATTTTCGGGGCAATTAACCGCCGCCGCTACTCGCCGCCTGCGATCCGCCATTGACCTCAACTCACCGCATGCGACACGAGGTGTTCATGTTTCGCAGCTTAGCGTTGGCTGGTCGCTGAAGGACAAGGATCAAGGACGATCGATGCGCGTACCCCTGCTTTTCCGCCTGCTTCTTTCCGGCATCGCCGCGAGCTTCCTCGTTCCGGCACCGGCAGCCGCAAGCTCTTCTGAGCTCGTCGGGCTCGAGCGCGAGCTGAGCACGCTGCTCGCGCAACGCTCCGGCGAATATGGGATTGCGGCGCTCGACCTTCGCGATGGCTCGACCGTTGCCATTAACGGCGACATCTCGTTTCCAATGGCGAGCACGGTCAAGCTCGCCGTTGCAGCCACCTACCTCGCCCAGGTGGATCAAGGACGCCGCACCCTCGGCGACATGATCTCCGGCCGCACTGCCGCGAAGGTCCTGGAGCTGATGATCATACATAGTGATAATTATGCGACCGACCAACTGCTCGCCAACGTCGGCGGCCCCGCTGCCGTCCAGCAGTGGCTGTGGTCCCAAAAGATCGCGGGCATGCGGGTAGACCGGACCATTGCGCAGCTGTTGCGGGAGCGCGGCCACCTTGCCGACAGCAAGGATATCGCCACGCCGATCGCCATGGTCGGGCTCTTGTCCAAACTCGACAATGGCACCGTTCTGTCGGCTCAAAGCCGCACCTTTCTGTTCGACCTGATGCGCCGGTGCCAGACGGGCACGCGCCGTATCCGGGCTCTGCTTCCCGCCGGTACTTTGGTGGAAAACAAGACCGGCACGCTTGACGGCGTGACGAATGATGTGGGGTTCATCACCATGCCTGACGGTCGCCGCGTGGCAATCGCGGTGTTCGCTCGCGGGGGACGCGATCGCCAGCCGGTCATCGCTGAG contains:
- a CDS encoding NADH:flavin oxidoreductase/NADH oxidase; translation: MSGPTLFTPFRVGALELRNRIVIAPMCQYSAEDGCMTDWHLIHLGQLALSGAGLLTIEASAVTPEGRITYGDVGLYDDATEEAMARTLAAIRRWSDMPIAIQLAHAGRKASCAKPWDGGRQIAPDAENGWQTEAPSTAAIEAYENPPIALDADGLLRIREAFVSSAMRAKRLGIDAVQLHGAHGYLLHQFLSPLSNQREDDYGGSLENRMRFPLEVFDAVKAVFDGPVTMRVSGSDWAPGGWDSEQTVAFAQALEARGCDAMHVSSGGLTPAQQIPVGPSYQVPLARDVKKAVAMPVVAVGMITEFEQAEAIVGTGDADLIAIARAALYDPRWPWHAAAALGGQVKAPPQYLRSQPRQYKDLFGK
- a CDS encoding serine hydrolase, producing MRVPLLFRLLLSGIAASFLVPAPAAASSSELVGLERELSTLLAQRSGEYGIAALDLRDGSTVAINGDISFPMASTVKLAVAATYLAQVDQGRRTLGDMISGRTAAKVLELMIIHSDNYATDQLLANVGGPAAVQQWLWSQKIAGMRVDRTIAQLLRERGHLADSKDIATPIAMVGLLSKLDNGTVLSAQSRTFLFDLMRRCQTGTRRIRALLPAGTLVENKTGTLDGVTNDVGFITMPDGRRVAIAVFARGGRDRQPVIAEVSRAIYDRFADSARNALALFMRMR
- a CDS encoding sulfite oxidase-like oxidoreductase → MDDDTSSKLTRSKQRWASEHKFLTGHTARPDVERLPPGQHLVKNWPVLDLGRQPDVSQERWRLKVGGMVQRPVTLDWASFMALPQTKVRTDIHCVTTWSRYDNDWTGVATRDLLDLVEPRDEAGFLTLHGYDGYTTNVPLADFAAADALLVHSWQDKPLTRDHGGPVRLVIPHLYFWKSAKWISRIDFLGADKPGFWEVNGYHMRGDPWAEERYS
- a CDS encoding Hsp70 family protein, producing MIVGIDLGTTNSAIAIWRDGQAELIPNALGDMLTPSAVSIAADGAVIVGLAARDRQSTHPADTATAFKRYMGTQQSVKLGKTSFTAEDLSAIVLSSLKADAETFLGEPVTSAVITVPAYFNDRQRKATRRAGELAGLKVERLINEPTAAALAYGIQTREEKEPFLVFDLGGGTFDVSIVEMFDGVMEVRASAGDNRLGGEDFNETLIDLAKPRIDPQGALAKVDPVLLRELLRVAAESCRRALSEAEEAPFTVTALGQDFTTTITSSEFEAQAAPLLTRLREPVLRSLRDSDIRVDTLSEVILVGGSTRMPIVRRTITRMFGRFPNAAVHPDHAVALGAAVQAGLKSRDAALDEIRMTDVCPFTLGIDHSVADGRGGFRHGIFSPIIERNTPIPASRVSYYQTISDNQRSIDIHIYQGEAREVLGNVKLGSLRVPLPSGKAGDVGVEVRFSYDTSGLLEVDVNVPRAGTQRNLVIVDDDDAPDQADVAARRAVLAAIKRHPRDDSHNQAILARAARCYEGFIGDRRDMVGTWIAQFEAALATQDPRIIDPARAQFDAALNELEGDRYL
- a CDS encoding RNA 3'-terminal phosphate cyclase; its protein translation is MLRSGTYPRGGGQFEVNIAPAPLRLIDCLQRGAPVARLALAMFEAIPPGVATAGKLLAGWPEEAFSVRELPEAAARTTKIEKRGAKQ